A portion of the bacterium genome contains these proteins:
- a CDS encoding SUMF1/EgtB/PvdO family nonheme iron enzyme: MTRLLPVSVIFASLLVLTVAISAAAAPSVQVYADKLELHRGDDFQIWVSAENPDQEVEVDFYLILRTPGGAYLFWPSFTTRPELLTVTLPAQFSLDPTMLFEMQVAEASPLGIYTWYGVLTRAGETTIFGDYGQVSVNVISTSPPLAAFASADPMRGSAPLNVSFHGDATGGIAPYKFYWDFESDGIFESQGQDVQHDYEAPGMFEAVLAVVDADGTQAYDYLTINVSAKMSVEAVADPDSGNAPLSVSFMVIAEGGFEPYTYEWDFQGDGKVDDTARSPEFTYTSEGRYYCIALARDSRGQMAWDIITITVDSAQAPSGMVLVPAGEFAMGSTENGTMSDETPVHQVWLDSYYIDRYPVTNSQYREFVLDTGNLEPAFWDDDNFNQPDQPVIGISQQESQAYCLWTGKLLPTEAQWEKAAKGPTHRMFPWGDGLPNYGGLWFANLHAKDAAADADGFQYTSLVGYYNGLNPGTGNGKSPYGCYDMAGNVWEFCSDWYASDYYQASPHENPTGPELGTIKVVRGGSYDSPTWDIRSSCRDWRAPDDWDQFVGFRCAAQVPAASDMYGKD, translated from the coding sequence ATGACTAGATTATTGCCTGTATCTGTAATTTTCGCCAGTTTACTTGTGCTGACTGTTGCGATTTCTGCGGCGGCTGCGCCTTCTGTTCAGGTTTATGCCGACAAGCTGGAGTTGCACCGGGGGGACGATTTTCAGATCTGGGTCAGCGCGGAGAACCCCGATCAGGAGGTCGAGGTCGATTTTTATCTAATTCTGAGGACGCCGGGCGGAGCCTACCTGTTCTGGCCAAGCTTCACGACAAGGCCCGAATTGCTCACGGTTACGCTTCCGGCACAGTTCAGTCTGGACCCAACTATGCTCTTCGAGATGCAGGTTGCTGAGGCATCGCCGCTCGGGATCTACACCTGGTATGGCGTCCTCACGAGGGCTGGCGAGACGACTATCTTCGGGGACTACGGCCAGGTCTCGGTAAATGTGATCAGCACGTCGCCGCCGCTTGCAGCTTTTGCCAGCGCCGACCCGATGCGCGGCTCGGCGCCGCTGAACGTCAGTTTCCACGGAGATGCGACCGGCGGTATTGCTCCCTACAAATTTTATTGGGACTTTGAGTCGGACGGCATATTCGAATCTCAAGGCCAGGACGTCCAGCACGATTACGAGGCGCCGGGGATGTTCGAGGCGGTGCTCGCCGTCGTCGATGCTGATGGGACGCAGGCCTATGATTACCTCACGATAAATGTGTCGGCCAAGATGTCCGTGGAGGCCGTGGCTGATCCCGATTCAGGCAACGCCCCGCTTAGCGTGTCGTTCATGGTGATAGCCGAGGGCGGTTTCGAGCCGTACACCTACGAATGGGACTTTCAGGGTGATGGCAAGGTTGATGACACAGCAAGGTCGCCGGAGTTCACATATACCAGTGAAGGCCGTTACTACTGCATTGCCCTTGCCAGAGATTCCAGGGGTCAGATGGCTTGGGACATAATAACCATCACGGTCGATTCGGCGCAGGCTCCTTCGGGAATGGTTCTCGTGCCGGCCGGCGAGTTCGCAATGGGGAGCACGGAGAACGGCACCATGAGCGATGAGACGCCGGTGCATCAGGTTTGGCTGGACAGTTATTACATCGACCGCTACCCGGTCACCAACAGCCAGTACAGGGAGTTCGTGCTGGACACGGGCAACCTGGAGCCGGCCTTCTGGGATGATGATAATTTCAACCAGCCTGACCAACCTGTGATCGGCATATCTCAGCAAGAGTCGCAGGCCTATTGCTTGTGGACTGGCAAGTTGCTCCCCACCGAGGCGCAGTGGGAGAAGGCGGCCAAGGGGCCCACGCACCGGATGTTTCCCTGGGGAGACGGTCTGCCGAACTACGGCGGCTTGTGGTTCGCCAATCTCCACGCGAAGGACGCTGCGGCCGACGCGGACGGTTTCCAATACACCTCGCTAGTAGGGTATTACAACGGCCTTAACCCTGGCACAGGCAACGGCAAAAGCCCTTACGGCTGCTATGACATGGCCGGCAACGTCTGGGAGTTCTGCTCCGATTGGTACGCGTCGGATTACTACCAAGCATCGCCTCACGAAAACCCAACGGGCCCGGAACTTGGGACAATAAAGGTTGTCCGCGGCGGCTCCTACGACAGCCCCACGTGGGACATCAGGTCATCCTGTCGAGATTGGAGGGCGCCGGACGACTGGGACCAGTTCGTCGGCTTCAGATGTGCCGCCCAGGTTCCCGCGGCCAGCGATATGTATGGAAAGGACTGA
- a CDS encoding glycosyltransferase produces the protein MDIFLWLLFAISTAIIASVLVFYSCLVRWLARRRSPIESVVPDEWPTVAILVPVFNEEKFIKQKLENILQIDYPKDKLAYLVVDNGSTDETANIVRRYPVTLLQCERGKNKAINAGLAATDAEIVIVSDVDTTVEPSAVKEVVGMLHDDIGAVSGLVTLQKEKIPYMRSKLRFHVSDWEMRYTEGLIDSACSLDGRFLAFRHSLVPRLPDEAIIDDLEITFIVRKQGYRCVVSKSTLVLESCPETMWAEMVQIRRRVCTTLVTMAHYWTMLGNPRYGFFGAITQPFRRAFALTLPAFVVFDLVFLSCKFGPWVLWIALGGAILLIALGEVFSFLQFAGIILGWFQVMLGRVKPGGLWQRIQRNS, from the coding sequence GTGGACATTTTTCTCTGGCTTCTGTTTGCGATTTCGACCGCCATAATTGCCTCGGTTCTCGTCTTTTATTCCTGTTTGGTCAGATGGTTGGCCCGGCGCAGAAGCCCGATTGAGAGCGTGGTGCCCGACGAGTGGCCGACCGTGGCGATCTTGGTGCCGGTCTTCAACGAGGAGAAGTTCATAAAGCAGAAGCTCGAGAACATTCTTCAAATCGATTATCCAAAGGATAAGCTGGCTTATCTCGTGGTTGACAACGGCTCAACCGACGAGACAGCCAACATAGTGCGGCGATACCCAGTAACCCTCTTGCAGTGCGAGCGCGGCAAGAACAAGGCGATCAACGCTGGACTTGCCGCGACCGACGCTGAGATAGTCATCGTGAGCGATGTTGACACGACTGTTGAGCCTAGTGCGGTCAAGGAGGTTGTTGGGATGCTGCACGACGACATCGGGGCGGTATCCGGGCTGGTGACGCTCCAGAAGGAGAAAATACCATACATGAGAAGCAAACTCCGGTTTCATGTCTCGGACTGGGAGATGAGATACACAGAGGGCCTGATCGATTCTGCGTGTAGCCTCGATGGGCGTTTCTTGGCGTTTCGGCATAGTCTAGTCCCCAGGCTGCCTGACGAGGCGATCATCGACGATTTGGAGATCACATTCATCGTTAGGAAGCAGGGCTATCGGTGCGTTGTGTCCAAGAGCACGCTCGTCTTGGAGAGCTGTCCAGAGACAATGTGGGCGGAGATGGTGCAGATCAGGCGTCGGGTCTGCACTACGCTGGTTACTATGGCTCATTACTGGACGATGCTTGGGAACCCGCGCTACGGGTTCTTCGGAGCAATTACTCAGCCGTTTAGGAGGGCGTTTGCGCTCACGCTGCCTGCTTTCGTGGTCTTTGATCTGGTGTTCTTGAGCTGCAAGTTTGGGCCATGGGTGTTGTGGATAGCTTTGGGAGGGGCCATTCTGCTCATCGCTCTGGGAGAGGTATTCTCCTTCTTGCAGTTCGCCGGAATAATTCTCGGGTGGTTTCAAGTAATGTTGGGGCGCGTGAAGCCAGGCGGACTATGGCAGCGCATCCAGAGGAACAGCTGA